AAGTGAATAGAGGTAGTATATGAAAAATGTTAATGTAAAAAAAGCTAGCATAGTTTTGAATCTCCAAAAACAAATAATTGGAATTAAGTTAATAGATTTAAAAGAAGAATTTGAATCCATTAATTTAGAAAAACCTTTAAAAAATGGTCCCTTATGTTTCCATTTTAGAGAAGCTATGGAAGGTCATATATATAAGATTTCTGATGAAAATATAACATGCGAATATGCAAAATATGCTTTAGGTATACAAAAACCAGACAGTACTATTTTAGAAGGGCGTAGTTACAAGTACTGTGGCTTATATGAAAGCAATACTATTGCAAGAGAAATAGTAGAAAGCATGAAATACTTGAATCAAAATATTTATGGCCTTATTGTTGGCCCTCTAGAATTAATGGAAGATGCAGATTTAGTTGTTTTTGTTGATTGCGCAGAAACTATAATGAGGACAATGCAAGGTTATGCATATAAATATGGTACACCAAAGAACTTGAATTTTTTTGGGAATCAAGCTTCTTGTGCAGATTTAGTATCCAAGCCTTACTCCAATAATGACATTAATCTTACTTTAATGTGTAGGGGAATGAGGGCAAATGGAAGATTTGATAAAGGTGAACTAGGAGTAGCAATTCCTATAAATTTATTTGATTCACTGCTAGAGGGAATAGTTGCTACAGCTAATCCAGTTTTGAATCCAAAGGAGAAACAACGCATCCTTGATCAATCAGCTGATTATGACTTCGAAATAGAGTTTGATATGAGTTACAATTATGGAAAAGGCTTAAGAGAATATGACCAAAAAGTTAAAGATATGAGAATAAAAGATAGAAATCATGAATAAATCCTAAATTTCAAGAAAAATAAAATGGTTTTAAGCAATTAAGAATAGAGGTGAATAATTGAGATTAAGTATATATGTAATAAGAAGTGATTATAAATATTTTGGGGAGGGCTAAAAAGTGATTGAAAGTATAAATTTACAAAAGTCCTTTGGAAATACTCAGGTATTTAAAGATATTAATCTTAAGATAGAAGAAGGGGATATCTATGGATTAGTGGGTCGAAGTGGGGCGGGAAAATCAACTTTTCTTAGGTGTATTAATGGACTTGAAAAATATGATAGTGGTAGCTTAATGATTGATGGAATTGAAGTAAGAGATTACTACAACAAAGGAATTAGAGAGTTTAGAAAAAATATAGGTATGATTTTTCAACATTTTTCTTTAATGAACAGAAAAACTGTATATGAAAATATTGCTTTGCCAATGGAGTGCTGGAAATATAATAAAAAAGATATAGATAAAAGAGTAAAAGAATTATTAGAATTAGTAGGATTAGAAGAGAAAATGAACGATAAACCTAAAATCTTAAGTGGTGGACAAAAACAAAGAGTTGCTATAGCTAGGGCATTAGCATTAAATCCTAAAATACTTCTTTGTGATGAGGCTACTTCTGCTTTAGACCCTAAGACTACAAGTTCAATTTTAAAATTACTAAGAGATATAAATGAAAAATTGGGAATAACCATTGTGGTAGTAACACATCAAATGTCTGTAATAAGAGAAATTTGTACAAAAGTAGGAATTCTAGAACATGGAGAACTGCTTACTAAAGGTGATGTGGAAGATATTTTTCTTCAGCAACCGCAATCTTTAATTAATCTTCTAGGAGAAGAAGAAAATTCAATTTTGCCTAGTAAAGGAAAAAATATTAGAATGTTTTATAGAAAAGAAGATATTGCAACAAACATTATTTCTAGAATGGCAAGAAAATCAGATGTTGATTTTTCAATAGTTTGGGGAAAGTTAGAAAAATACAGAGATGGTGTCTTAGGCTCAATAGTAATAAATACAGAAGAAGAAAACGTAGGAATTATTACTGATTATCTTACCACTTTAGGAATTAAATGGAGGTTGATAGATAATGGACAATAATTTAACAATATTAAATAGCATTATTTGGCCTGAGTTATTAAAGACATTTTATATGGTATTTTTTTCAACTTTTTTTTCAACTATTTTTGGATTTATGATTGCTATAGTATTGAGTATAACAAGGAAAGATGGATTAAATCCAAATGAGACAATATATAAAGTGTTAAATACACTAATAAATGTTATTAGGTCTTTTCCATTTATTATTTTGATGGTAGCGATAATTCCTTTAACTAGAGCATTAGTAGGGACATCTATTGGTCCAAAAGCCGCTATTGTCCCTCTTACCGTTGTAGTATCACCTTTTATAGCAAGGTTAATTGAATCAAGTTTAAACGAAGTAGATAAAGGTTTAATAGAGGCAGCAAAATCATTTGGAGCTTCTAACCTCCAAATTGTTTTTAAGGTAATGATTAAGGAGTCTATTCCTTTAATCATATCTAGTATTACATTGGCAATAATATCAATAATAGGCTTTTCTTCTATGGCAGGAGCTTTAGGAGCAGGAGGTCTTGGTGCAGTAGCTCTAACCTATGGATATCAGTCATTTAATACAACAATAATGTATGGAACAGTTGTTGTGATTATTTTTATAGTACAAATAGTGCAAGCTACAGGTAATTTTTTGTATAGAAAATTAAAATAAAATTATATTTAAAAAATAGGAGGATTTTTATTATGAAATCAAAAAAAATTATTAGTTTATTTAGTATTATTATGTTGAGTATTGCTATGGTAGGATGTTCTATTAATGCCAATTCAAGTGATGATACGAGTAGTGAAGTTGATACGAAAGTTGAAGAAAAAGAGATTATTAAAATTGGAACAACGGGTTTCTTTAAGGACATAGTTCAAGAAGCTAAGAAAGATTTTGAAAGTACAAGTGGATATGAACTAGAAGTTATAGTATTTGATGATAATGTAACTCCTAATATTGCGCTAGATGAAGGTAGTATAGATGTTAACTTTTATCAACATGTTCCATTCTTGGATGCATTTAATAAGGAAAGAGGTACAAACTTAGTTAAATATGGAGAAAAAGGAATAGCATGCACTTATGGTATTTATTCCAGTAAATTAAAAAGCTTAGAAGAAATTCCGAATGGTGCTAAAATTGGTATTGCAAATGATTCTAGTAATAGAACAAGAGGCTTAAGATTTTTAGAATCAAATGGATTTATTAAAATAAAAGATGGAGTGGATTTGCCAACAAAACTTGATGTTATAGAGAATCCAAAGAATTTAGATTTAATAGAAATTGATGGTCCTAAATTAATAAGTTCTATGGAAGATGTAGATGCAGTAGTGGGATATGGAATTTATATGTTATTGAGTGGTAAAGACCCTAAAAGTGCTATTATTTTTGACAATGAAGAAGATACCAAAAGATATGCAGATGTTATCGTACTTAGAGAAGACAATAAAAATGTAGAGTGGGTAAAACATTTAGAAGCTGCTCTTACTAATGAAAAAATGAGAAAATATATGGATGAGGAATTAGAAGGGGCATATATTCCAGCATATTAATTGTATAGTTATGAATGGTTTAAAATAATTTTAGAATTATTTAAGAAATTCTATTAAAGGTGGTGATATCCTAGTTGAAAATAGATTTTAGTAGTACATAAAACATAGTTTTTAACTAGGAGATTTATGATTCAGGAAGTAATGTCATCAAATGAAAGAATGAAAAAATTGATTGCGAGAGAAAAAATAGATAGAGTCCCGGTAAATCCACTTGTAAGTCTATATGCAGCATATATTACTAATATGAATGCTAAAGAATATTTTTTAGAACCTGAAAAAGCTATGGAAGCTCAACTTTTGGCACGAGAGCTTCATGGATATGATGCTGGGCCATCGTATAATATTCCAGATGGAAATGGTTGGGATTTTGGAGGTTTAATTGAAATACCAGATTCTCCAAGAATAACACTTCCAAAGTTAACAAAAAGAGCGATTAAGTCATCAAATGAAGTAGAGAAATTAAAAGTGCCTAATCCGATGACAGCACCCGCTATGAGCCGATATTTAAGGTTTGGAGAATTAAGTGTTGAAAAAGGATTTTCTTCTGTTACTGTAGGAGCGGGTTCACCTATGGGTATAGCGGAAAGTATTGTAGGAGCTGAGTTGCTATTAAGATGGATTCGCAAAGAACCTAGTTTAGTACATCGCTTATTACGTATAGCTACTGATTATATTTTAGAAGTTGGTCAAATTTATGTTAATAAATTTGGTTCTGAAAATTGTTCTGCTTTCTCTACTTATCCAATGGAGTGTCATGAGCTTATGTCTCCTAAAATGTTTGAAGAATATAGCTTACCTTATGTTAAGGAAATACATGAAAAATTTATAAATATGGGGATTAAAAAATGGACAATTCATTTATGTGGGGATCATACTAAAAATTTGATACATTGGCAAGAAAATATTAAGTTAGTACCTAGAACTATTTTTACTCCAGGACACGAGATGGATATATTAAAAACTGGAAAAGCTCTAGGTGAAGATTATGTAATAGGTGGAAATGTTCATACTACATTGATGCAAATAGGTTCTGCTAGGGATGTATATAAAGCATCTAAAGAAATTATAGAAAAAATGAAGTATCATCCAGGAGGATTTATTTTGACTCCAGATTGTGTGCTGCCATCACATACTCCACCGGCTAATGTACATGCTATGATAAAAGCTTGTAAAGATTTTGGTAGATATAATTAGTAATGAAGTTCCAATCTAAAATATTAATTATATGAAGTAGTTAATAGAATATTATTGATATGAAATAAAAAATTTCAAATAATTTTGATATAATAACTAATTCCTGACTTTTTGAAGTAAAAATGAATTCAAAATAGAGAAACCTTGATTTTATCAAAAGAATCGAGGTTTTTTCTGTATTTTTTATAATAATCATGTACATTTATATTCACTTACGATTTAATAAAGATAAAATGTTCTGGAGGAATAGTTTATGTATGTCACTGTTACTGGAAAAGGTAAATTGAGAGTAATTCAATTTAGCGGTAGTAATTTAGAACATCTTTATTCACAAAATCATAATTTTGTAATTAGCTATACTTTAAAAAAATCTTCTGAAGAATTCAAAAAGCTAGTTTGGGAGGAAAATGAGTGGAGCGTAAAAGTTAATCCAGATACTGGTGAAATTTTTTCTAAAGAAAAAATAGTTTCTAAGGAGCTAGAATTTAAAGTTCCGATATCTGAATCTCAAATTGCTATTGAGTGTGAATCTAAAAAACGTGGCCGTCCTAAAAAATATGATAAGAAAACTGTTTTAGTAAATATCTATTTAACTTGGAGTGCATCTAGAGTAGCTAAATATAGATCTGATAGAATGAGAATGATAGATAGATTAAAGAAAAATATGACTCTTACACAGTTCAAAATCACTACAAAGCTTAATTTATCAACAAATTTAGAATAAGTGTACAAAAGTAAACCATTAAAATCGCTTTTAAATAAGTGATTTTAATGGTTTAGTTGTTTTCATGTTTTAAATTCAGTAGAGAAATGGAATCGTTGGTTAGAATTAATAAAAAGTAGTAGAATTAGTTACTATAGGTTAGTATAATGAAGTGTGATATAATAATTTATTTATATAGAGAGTTTTATAAATAAAAAAAGAACACTTAAATAAAAGGAGAGTTAAGGTATGTCAAATACAAGTATAGAGCAAATGAAAAAAATAATTGAAGAAAAAAAGAAGAAAAGTACACAGCAAGGAAAGGCTGGTAGTACAACTAGTAAAACGAATTCAGGTCCGAGTAAAGGATTTAAAAGTATGAAAAGAGCAGGTTCTCTTAATAAATAAAACTTACTTGGATTTTATTAAGGAGGGAAAGCATGGCGGAAAATGTACAAAATAGAAAACACAGCACATGGGAATTATTTAAACGCTTTGTCCCATATTTTTCTAAGTATAAAACTACACTTTACTTAGATTTATTCTTTGCTTCTCTTACAACACTTTGCGAGCTTGCACTTCCGCTTATCCTTAGAAAGATAGCAACTGTCGGAATGGAAGATGCGGCTCTTCTTACTAAAGAACTGATATGGCAGATGGCAGGAATTTATTTCGTACTTAGAATTATAGATGTGCTTGGCAATTACTATATGTCAAGTGTAGGCCATATAATGGGCGCAAAGATAGAAACTGATATGAGAAGGGATGCCTTTTCTCATCTTCAAAATCTATCAGATTCTTTTTACAACAACACAAAAGTCGGTCAGATTATGGCTAGGATAACGAGTGATTTATTTGACGTAACTGAGTTTGCTCATCACTGCCCTGAGGAATTTTTTATAGGTGCGCTAAAGCTAGTAATATCATTTGCTATTTTAGCGAAAATAGATTTAGTGCTTACTATGGCAATATTTATATTCATACCTATAATGCTAGTGAGTGTTACGAAGTTTAACAGACTTATGAGGTCAGCTTTTAAAAGCCAAAGGAATCACATAGGAGACTTAAATGCAGGGATAGAGGATGCTCTTCTTGGAATGAGAGTAGTTCGTTCGTTTGCAAATGAAGAAATCGAAAAAGAAAAGTTTGAAAGAGACAACCAAAAGTTTTTAGGAATTAAAAAACAGGCATATAAATATCTTGCAGGCTTTCATAGTATGACTAGAATTTTTGACGGTATCATGTACCTTATGGTTATACTTCTTGGAGGATTTTTCATATTAAATGGAAGAATAAACGCAGCGGATTTACTTGCCTACATCATGTACGTTACTACTCTTCTTGCAACTGTTAGAAGAATAGTTGAGTTTATGGAGCAGTTCCAAAGAGGAATGACAGGCATAGAGCGTTTTATTGAGATTATGGATACAGATGTAGATATAAAAGATGAGCCTGATGCAGTAGAGCTAAAGCATGTGGATGGCAAGATTACATTTGACAATGTGAGCTTTGAGTATCCAGATGACCACAATAAAGTACTTTCAAAGCTTTCTTTTGTAGTGGAGCCTGGAGAAAACATAGCTCTAGTTGGCCCATCTGGTGGAGGAAAAACCACTCTTTGTAATCTTATTCCTAGATTTTATGATGTAACTGAAGGAAATATCTCTATAGATGATAGCAACATTAAGAACTTCACTCTAAACAGCCTTCGTTCTAAAATAGGAATGGTTCAGCAGGATGTGTATTTATTTTCAGGCAGTGTTTTTGAAAATATAGAGTATGGAAGACCAGGAGCTTCAAAAGCAGAAGTAGAGTATGCGGCAAAGCTAGCTGGAGCTTATGATTTTATAATGAATCTGCACGATGGATTTGATACCTATGTAGGAGAGCGTGGAGTAAAGCTCTCTGGAGGACAAAAGCAAAGAATCAGTATAGCTAGGGTATTTTTAAAGAATCCGCCTATACTTATACTAGATGAGGCTACTTCAGCTCTTGATAACCAAAGTGAGAGAATCATCCAGCAGTCTCTAGTAGAGCTTTCTAAAGGAAGAACTACCCTTACTATAGCTCATAGACTTTCTACTATAAGAGGGGCTCATAAGATACTAGTGCTTACTGAAGAGGGTATAAAGGAGCAAGGTTCCCATAGCGAGCTGATGGCTCTCAAAGGAATGTACTACGATTTATATACTCAAGGAAATCAAGAAGAAGATACACTTCCAGAGGATATAGATGCTAAAAAGAAACCTAAGTAAATTAAAAAGCCTGATTTCAGCGAAATGTTGAAATCAGGCTTTAATACTAAATAAAAACTATTAAAATTTATTACAAGTTGCAAAGATTTAATAAGAACTTTTAGAGCTTGTAGGTTGAAATATATCCTTTGAACTCGTTTGTAAGTTTTTTGAAGTCGTTTATTCCTTCAGTAAGCTTTAGAATTTCTTCTGAGTAGCTAGTTACATTTGAGCTTACTTCCTCAGTAGATGCAGAGTTTTCTTCAGCTATAGCTGCTAGGGATTCTATGTTTGTAAACATAGAAGTGATTTTTTCTGATTGACTCTCTAGCTCTACTGCTGTTACTAGCATTTTCTCAGCTACGGTTTCTATCTTGCCGTTGGCAGATTCTGTTTTTTCTATAGCTTGTTTTATAGAAGTGCTTTCTGAATTTATTACATCGTACTGATCTGTTATACTGCTTACCATGTTGTCCATTTCAGACAAGAAGCCATATACGTTTTCTTTGATGTTATCAGCGGCAGTTTCTGACTGCTCTGCAAGCTTTCTAACTTCCTCAGCAACAACTGAGAAGCCTCTTCCCATTTCTCCTGCTCTTGCCGCCTCGATAGAAGCGTTAAGTGCTAGCAGGTTAGTTTGGTAAGATATGCTTGATACAAACGAAGCTATTTCTTCTATTTCTTT
This is a stretch of genomic DNA from Acetoanaerobium sticklandii. It encodes these proteins:
- a CDS encoding DUF169 domain-containing protein codes for the protein MKNVNVKKASIVLNLQKQIIGIKLIDLKEEFESINLEKPLKNGPLCFHFREAMEGHIYKISDENITCEYAKYALGIQKPDSTILEGRSYKYCGLYESNTIAREIVESMKYLNQNIYGLIVGPLELMEDADLVVFVDCAETIMRTMQGYAYKYGTPKNLNFFGNQASCADLVSKPYSNNDINLTLMCRGMRANGRFDKGELGVAIPINLFDSLLEGIVATANPVLNPKEKQRILDQSADYDFEIEFDMSYNYGKGLREYDQKVKDMRIKDRNHE
- a CDS encoding methionine ABC transporter ATP-binding protein — encoded protein: MIESINLQKSFGNTQVFKDINLKIEEGDIYGLVGRSGAGKSTFLRCINGLEKYDSGSLMIDGIEVRDYYNKGIREFRKNIGMIFQHFSLMNRKTVYENIALPMECWKYNKKDIDKRVKELLELVGLEEKMNDKPKILSGGQKQRVAIARALALNPKILLCDEATSALDPKTTSSILKLLRDINEKLGITIVVVTHQMSVIREICTKVGILEHGELLTKGDVEDIFLQQPQSLINLLGEEENSILPSKGKNIRMFYRKEDIATNIISRMARKSDVDFSIVWGKLEKYRDGVLGSIVINTEEENVGIITDYLTTLGIKWRLIDNGQ
- a CDS encoding methionine ABC transporter permease; translated protein: MDNNLTILNSIIWPELLKTFYMVFFSTFFSTIFGFMIAIVLSITRKDGLNPNETIYKVLNTLINVIRSFPFIILMVAIIPLTRALVGTSIGPKAAIVPLTVVVSPFIARLIESSLNEVDKGLIEAAKSFGASNLQIVFKVMIKESIPLIISSITLAIISIIGFSSMAGALGAGGLGAVALTYGYQSFNTTIMYGTVVVIIFIVQIVQATGNFLYRKLK
- a CDS encoding MetQ/NlpA family ABC transporter substrate-binding protein, translated to MKSKKIISLFSIIMLSIAMVGCSINANSSDDTSSEVDTKVEEKEIIKIGTTGFFKDIVQEAKKDFESTSGYELEVIVFDDNVTPNIALDEGSIDVNFYQHVPFLDAFNKERGTNLVKYGEKGIACTYGIYSSKLKSLEEIPNGAKIGIANDSSNRTRGLRFLESNGFIKIKDGVDLPTKLDVIENPKNLDLIEIDGPKLISSMEDVDAVVGYGIYMLLSGKDPKSAIIFDNEEDTKRYADVIVLREDNKNVEWVKHLEAALTNEKMRKYMDEELEGAYIPAY
- a CDS encoding uroporphyrinogen decarboxylase family protein, which translates into the protein MIQEVMSSNERMKKLIAREKIDRVPVNPLVSLYAAYITNMNAKEYFLEPEKAMEAQLLARELHGYDAGPSYNIPDGNGWDFGGLIEIPDSPRITLPKLTKRAIKSSNEVEKLKVPNPMTAPAMSRYLRFGELSVEKGFSSVTVGAGSPMGIAESIVGAELLLRWIRKEPSLVHRLLRIATDYILEVGQIYVNKFGSENCSAFSTYPMECHELMSPKMFEEYSLPYVKEIHEKFINMGIKKWTIHLCGDHTKNLIHWQENIKLVPRTIFTPGHEMDILKTGKALGEDYVIGGNVHTTLMQIGSARDVYKASKEIIEKMKYHPGGFILTPDCVLPSHTPPANVHAMIKACKDFGRYN
- a CDS encoding ABC transporter ATP-binding protein, producing the protein MAENVQNRKHSTWELFKRFVPYFSKYKTTLYLDLFFASLTTLCELALPLILRKIATVGMEDAALLTKELIWQMAGIYFVLRIIDVLGNYYMSSVGHIMGAKIETDMRRDAFSHLQNLSDSFYNNTKVGQIMARITSDLFDVTEFAHHCPEEFFIGALKLVISFAILAKIDLVLTMAIFIFIPIMLVSVTKFNRLMRSAFKSQRNHIGDLNAGIEDALLGMRVVRSFANEEIEKEKFERDNQKFLGIKKQAYKYLAGFHSMTRIFDGIMYLMVILLGGFFILNGRINAADLLAYIMYVTTLLATVRRIVEFMEQFQRGMTGIERFIEIMDTDVDIKDEPDAVELKHVDGKITFDNVSFEYPDDHNKVLSKLSFVVEPGENIALVGPSGGGKTTLCNLIPRFYDVTEGNISIDDSNIKNFTLNSLRSKIGMVQQDVYLFSGSVFENIEYGRPGASKAEVEYAAKLAGAYDFIMNLHDGFDTYVGERGVKLSGGQKQRISIARVFLKNPPILILDEATSALDNQSERIIQQSLVELSKGRTTLTIAHRLSTIRGAHKILVLTEEGIKEQGSHSELMALKGMYYDLYTQGNQEEDTLPEDIDAKKKPK